In Brachypodium distachyon strain Bd21 chromosome 2, Brachypodium_distachyon_v3.0, whole genome shotgun sequence, one genomic interval encodes:
- the LOC104583095 gene encoding uncharacterized protein LOC104583095 has translation MLSHLSVRNVTRTALGWAASPVGRLARVEVLVTLSCGLLALLVFLGSGRRASASGSFRFIVWAALMLSYPAVSYTIGLMQSAYFRNELVVIWGCFLLLILGCADGIAAYSLEDFDQQARTMLNQALQVIYVLTLLISYASSLPKQLAIPLFVLWFLSAAKLGMRLRSFLLSGRDRVLTFDNKLMADFMLKEHGFCGAEYDAVKMTGYKYVVAGETNQEGLGEHGIRRTNDLVTVDLVWRCDGELLGGGDEAAGKRRDLCLSFALFKLLRRRLGGYPIHEARLNKTRDFVWKGLLGEGHDHERMFRVVEVELGFLFDFYYTRHPSPKETLIPDTAVFAAVVATSLSVLLSSTLLRYQPPEQSTASCAIKIATTGFDIWLTRMVIILFLILESFQYFALLFSDWFKVKMLCRYVLEPCWHGHPFWEPLLRLMCRVRLTRYWNNSLGQHSLLHACFQTENSCILRAPLPESAKNFLLRFKTTHQQSLPAPVKLAIYRSLKSGRGRLRHGECALERNEMLAELSWAIDQESTVHSILIWHVATTMCHMQFGTTPSGGRLIKSHQVATVLSDYCCYLVSSAPELLPGHSFDAQLLFQKVQSNAQQIFRGCRRIDDMYDWLESLYSGQGDPVSGDTLVEGAKLGIQLLRKTPEVRWKVLDEVWVEMLLSVAPSENVTGHVRKLATGGELITHLWALLTHAGIVDTRLNRYQRRGP, from the coding sequence ATGTTGTCTCACTTATCCGTTCGGAATGTCACCCGAACAGCACTGGGATGGGCGGCCAGCCCAGTAGGACGCCTGGCTCGCGTCGAGGTCCTGGTGACCCTCAGCTGCGGCTTGCTCGCCTTGCTGGTTTTCCTCGGCTCTGGCCGCCGCGCTAGCGCTAGTGGCTCCTTTCGCTTCATCGTCTGGGCGGCGCTCATGCTCAGCTACCCCGCCGTTTCCTACACCATCGGGCTCATGCAGTCTGCCTACTTCCGCAACGAGCTCGTTGTCATCTGGGGGTGCTTTCTGTTGCTCATCCTAGGCTGCGCCGACGGCATCGCTGCCTACAGCCTCGAGGACTTCGACCAGCAAGCCCGCACCATGCTCAACCAGGCCCTCCAGGTCATCTACGTGCTCACCCTCCTGATCTCCTACGCCAGCTCGTTGCCGAAGCAGCTCGCGATTCCCCTCTTCGTGCTCTGGTTCTTGAGCGCCGCCAAGCTCGGGATGCGCTTGAGGAGCTTCCTGCTTTCCGGCCGCGACCGCGTCCTCACCTTCGACAACAAGCTGATGGCGGACTTCATGCTCAAGGAGCACGGATTCTGCGGAGCAGAATACGACGCCGTCAAGATGACGGGCTACAAGTACGTGGTCGCCGGCGAGACGAACCAGGAAGGTCTCGGCGAGCACGGCATCCGACGAACCAACGACCTGGTCACGGTTGACCTGGTGTGGCGGTGCGATGGTGAGctcctgggcggcggcgacgaggcagCCGGCAAGCGCAGGGATCTGTGCCTCTCCTTCGCGCTGTTCAAgctgctccggcgccgcctcggcgGGTACCCTATCCACGAGGCGCGCCTCAACAAGACGCGTGACTTCGTCTGGAAGGGTCTCCTCGGCGAGGGCCACGACCACGAGCGCATGTTCCGCGTCGTCGAGGTCGAGCTGGGCTTCCTCTTCGATTTCTACTACACAAGGCACCCATCACCCAAAGAGACTCTCATCCCAGACACGGCCGTGTTTGCCGCCGTCGTCGCGACGAGCCTGTCCGTCCTGCTATCCTCGACGCTGCTCCGCTACCAACCACCTGAGCAGAGCACGGCGAGCTGCGCGATCAAAATTGCCACCACCGGCTTCGACATTTGGTTGACAAGGATGGTCATAATCCTGTTCCTGATCCTGGAATCATTTCAGTACTTCGCTCTGCTGTTCTCGGATTGGTTCAAGGTGAAAATGCTGTGTCGGTACGTGCTCGAACCGTGCTGGCACGGCCACCCCTTCTGGGAGCCGCTCCTGCGGCTCATGTGCCGTGTCAGACTGACGCGGTACTGGAACAACTCTCTGGGGCAGCACTCGCTCCTGCACGCGTGCTTCCAGACGGAGAACTCGTGCATCTTGCGAGCGCCGCTCCCTGAATCGGCCAAGAACTTCCTTCTCCGGTTCAAGACGACGCACCAGCAGAGCTTGCCTGCTCCGGTGAAGCTCGCAATATATCGGTCCCTCAAGTCCGGGCGGGGGCGGCTCCGTCATGGCGAGTGCGCGCTGGAGCGCAATGAGATGCTGGCCGAACTCTCCTGGGCGATCGACCAGGAGAGCACTGTCCACAGCATCCTCATCTGGCACGTCGCCACCACGATGTGCCACATGCAGTTCGGGACGACGCCGTCGGGCGGCCGTCTCATCAAGAGCCACCAGGTGGCCACGGTGCTCTCCGACTACTGCTGCTACCTGGTGTCGTCCGCGCCGGAGCTGCTGCCGGGCCACAGCTTCGACGCGCAGCTGCTCTTCCAGAAGGTGCAGAGCAACGCGCAGCAGATATTCAGAGGATGCCGGCGTATAGACGACATGTACGACTGGCTGGAGAGTTTGTACAGTGGACAGGGAGATCCCGTTTCTGGAGATACATTGGTCGAGGGTGCTAAACTCGGGATTCAACTGCTGCGGAAGACGCCGGAGGTGCGGTGGAAGGTGCTCGACGAGGTATGGGTGGAGATGCTGCTGTCGGTGGCGCCGTCCGAAAACGTGACCGGGCACGTCCGGAAGCTGGcgaccggcggcgagctcATCACGCATCTCTGGGCCTTGTTGACGCACGCCGGCATTGTGGATACGCGGTTGAACCGCTACCAGCGGAGAGGCCCTTGA
- the LOC100825597 gene encoding 3-deoxy-manno-octulosonate cytidylyltransferase isoform X3, whose protein sequence is MKWLYLSRTSLCPLCFSSVLPSPVSHLSPCSSSLISPGPLASLLSAPFPWIRAAASTGPRGQQQRRRPAGRRQRRRPAGRRQQRARRVLPASSSLSRRSCESLSLPQLPLSPRTWERVMLASSLDHVVVATDDEKIAECCRGFGADVIMTSVSCQNGSERCCEALQKLEKCYDIVVNIQGDEPLIEPEIIDGVVMALQRAPDAVFSTAVTALKPEDAFDTNRVKCVVDNQGYAIYFSRGLIPFNKSGKANPQFPYHLHLGISCFDSKFLKIYPQLAPTPLQLEEDLEQLKVLENGYRMKVIKVDHDAHGVDAPEDVEKIEALMRARNIQ, encoded by the exons ATGAAGTGGCTATATCTGAGCCGCACATCGCTGTGTCCTTTGTGTTTCTCCTCTGTGCTTCCTTCCCCTGTCTCTCATCTGTCCCCGTGCTCTTCCTCTCTCATCTCTCCCGGTCCGTtggcctccctcctctctgcTCCCTTCCCCTGGATCAgagcggcggcgtcgacgggGCCGCGCggacagcagcagcggcggcggcctgcagggaggaggcagcggcggcggcctgcagGGAGGAGGCAGCAGCGAGCGCGGCGCGTGCTGCCCGCgagctcctctctctcccgcaGGTCCTGcgagtctctctctctcccgcagcttcctctctctcct AGAACTTGGGAAAGAGTTATGCTAGCCTCTTCTTTGGACCATGTTG TCGTGGCAACGGATGATGAAAAAATTGCTGAGTGCTGTAGAGGATTTGGAGCTGATGTTATAATGACATCGGTATCATGCCAAAATG GATCTGAACGCTGCTGTGAGGCACTTCAAAAGCTCGAGAAATGTTATGACATTGTTGTCAATATTCAAGGAGACGAGCCTCTTATTGAACCAGAGATAATAGATGGTGTTGTTATGGCACTGCAG CGAGCTCCTGATGCAGTCTTCAGCACAGCTGTCACGGCACTAAAACCTGAAGATGCTTTCGACACAAACCGGGTGAAATGTGTTGTGGACAACCAGGGTTATGCAATATACTTCTCAAGAGGGCTGATCCCATTTAACAA ATCAGGGAAAGCCAATCCTCAGTTTCCGTATCATCTCCACCTTGGAATCTCG TGCTTTGATTCGAAGTTTCTGAAGATCTATCCACAGCTTGCACCAACTCCATTGCAACTAGAAGAGGACCTGGAGCAACTTAAAGTTCTTGAAAATGGCTACAGGATGAAG GTTATCAAAGTGGACCATGACGCCCATGGTGTGGATGCACCTGAAGATGTTGAGAAAATAGAAGCGTTGATGCGAGCAAGGAACATTCAGTAG
- the LOC100825597 gene encoding 3-deoxy-manno-octulosonate cytidylyltransferase isoform X1 yields MKWLYLSRTSLCPLCFSSVLPSPVSHLSPCSSSLISPGPLASLLSAPFPWIRAAASTGPRGQQQRRRPAGRRQRRRPAGRRQQRARRVLPASSSLSRRSCESLSLPQLPLSPRTWERVMLASSLDHVVVATDDEKIAECCRGFGADVIMTSVSCQNGSERCCEALQKLEKCYDIVVNIQGDEPLIEPEIIDGVVMALQRAPDAVFSTAVTALKPEDAFDTNRVKCVVDNQGYAIYFSRGLIPFNKSGKANPQFPYHLHLGISCFDSKFLKIYPQLAPTPLQLEEDLEQLKVLENGYRMKGLGCKHACVGATDRRRRLELLSVLASGETRSARLAGQEKTRTIGRQRARSHTEEVEKPQISFWPELWRHGTRTREDAAASGQSRERASKRSAGLAIGLNGPPNA; encoded by the exons ATGAAGTGGCTATATCTGAGCCGCACATCGCTGTGTCCTTTGTGTTTCTCCTCTGTGCTTCCTTCCCCTGTCTCTCATCTGTCCCCGTGCTCTTCCTCTCTCATCTCTCCCGGTCCGTtggcctccctcctctctgcTCCCTTCCCCTGGATCAgagcggcggcgtcgacgggGCCGCGCggacagcagcagcggcggcggcctgcagggaggaggcagcggcggcggcctgcagGGAGGAGGCAGCAGCGAGCGCGGCGCGTGCTGCCCGCgagctcctctctctcccgcaGGTCCTGcgagtctctctctctcccgcagcttcctctctctcct AGAACTTGGGAAAGAGTTATGCTAGCCTCTTCTTTGGACCATGTTG TCGTGGCAACGGATGATGAAAAAATTGCTGAGTGCTGTAGAGGATTTGGAGCTGATGTTATAATGACATCGGTATCATGCCAAAATG GATCTGAACGCTGCTGTGAGGCACTTCAAAAGCTCGAGAAATGTTATGACATTGTTGTCAATATTCAAGGAGACGAGCCTCTTATTGAACCAGAGATAATAGATGGTGTTGTTATGGCACTGCAG CGAGCTCCTGATGCAGTCTTCAGCACAGCTGTCACGGCACTAAAACCTGAAGATGCTTTCGACACAAACCGGGTGAAATGTGTTGTGGACAACCAGGGTTATGCAATATACTTCTCAAGAGGGCTGATCCCATTTAACAA ATCAGGGAAAGCCAATCCTCAGTTTCCGTATCATCTCCACCTTGGAATCTCG TGCTTTGATTCGAAGTTTCTGAAGATCTATCCACAGCTTGCACCAACTCCATTGCAACTAGAAGAGGACCTGGAGCAACTTAAAGTTCTTGAAAATGGCTACAGGATGAAG GGATTAGGATGCAAACACGCCTGCGTTGGAGCTACTGATCGAAGACGAAGACTAGAATTGCTGTCTGTCCTTGCGAGTGGCGAGACGAGATCAGCCCGGCTGGCCGGTCAGGAGAAAACTAGAACGATCGGCCGTCAGCGAGCACGATCGCACACGGAAGAAGTCGAGAAGCCCCAAATTTCTTTTTGGCCTGAACTCTGGAGGCACGGAACGCGAACGAGGGAagacgcggcggcgtcggggcaGTCACGCGAGCGAGCGAGCAAGCGATCCGCAGGCCTAGCGATCGGCCTAAACGGGCCGCCTAATGCCTAA
- the LOC100825597 gene encoding 3-deoxy-manno-octulosonate cytidylyltransferase isoform X4: MKWLYLSRTSLCPLCFSSVLPSPVSHLSPCSSSLISPGPLASLLSAPFPWIRAAASTGPRGQQQRRRPAGRRQRRRPAGRRQQRARRVLPASSSLSRRSCESLSLPQLPLSPRTWERVMLASSLDHVVVATDDEKIAECCRGFGADVIMTSVSCQNGSERCCEALQKLEKCYDIVVNIQGDEPLIEPEIIDGVVMALQRAPDAVFSTAVTALKPEDAFDTNRVKCVVDNQGYAIYFSRGLIPFNKSGKANPQFPYHLHLGISCFDSKFLKIYPQLAPTPLQLEEDLEQLKVLENGYRMKAFLWCIGCHISAAYALFSGPGRQN, from the exons ATGAAGTGGCTATATCTGAGCCGCACATCGCTGTGTCCTTTGTGTTTCTCCTCTGTGCTTCCTTCCCCTGTCTCTCATCTGTCCCCGTGCTCTTCCTCTCTCATCTCTCCCGGTCCGTtggcctccctcctctctgcTCCCTTCCCCTGGATCAgagcggcggcgtcgacgggGCCGCGCggacagcagcagcggcggcggcctgcagggaggaggcagcggcggcggcctgcagGGAGGAGGCAGCAGCGAGCGCGGCGCGTGCTGCCCGCgagctcctctctctcccgcaGGTCCTGcgagtctctctctctcccgcagcttcctctctctcct AGAACTTGGGAAAGAGTTATGCTAGCCTCTTCTTTGGACCATGTTG TCGTGGCAACGGATGATGAAAAAATTGCTGAGTGCTGTAGAGGATTTGGAGCTGATGTTATAATGACATCGGTATCATGCCAAAATG GATCTGAACGCTGCTGTGAGGCACTTCAAAAGCTCGAGAAATGTTATGACATTGTTGTCAATATTCAAGGAGACGAGCCTCTTATTGAACCAGAGATAATAGATGGTGTTGTTATGGCACTGCAG CGAGCTCCTGATGCAGTCTTCAGCACAGCTGTCACGGCACTAAAACCTGAAGATGCTTTCGACACAAACCGGGTGAAATGTGTTGTGGACAACCAGGGTTATGCAATATACTTCTCAAGAGGGCTGATCCCATTTAACAA ATCAGGGAAAGCCAATCCTCAGTTTCCGTATCATCTCCACCTTGGAATCTCG TGCTTTGATTCGAAGTTTCTGAAGATCTATCCACAGCTTGCACCAACTCCATTGCAACTAGAAGAGGACCTGGAGCAACTTAAAGTTCTTGAAAATGGCTACAGGATGAAG GCCTTTCTGTGGTGTATTGGCTGTCACATATCTGCAGCCTATGCCTTGTTCTCAGGGCCGGGCCGGCAAAATTAG
- the LOC100825597 gene encoding 3-deoxy-manno-octulosonate cytidylyltransferase isoform X6 gives MTICAPASESSGSGSRAWVLHGLALGAAAAAAYLYRRPRGFRTLAVGIIPARYASSRFEGKPLALILGKPMIQRTWERVMLASSLDHVVVATDDEKIAECCRGFGADVIMTSVSCQNGSERCCEALQKLEKCYDIVVNIQGDEPLIEPEIIDGVVMALQRAPDAVFSTAVTALKPEDAFDTNRVKCVVDNQGYAIYFSRGLIPFNKSGKANPQFPYHLHLGISCFDSKFLKIYPQLAPTPLQLEEDLEQLKVLENGYRMKVIKVDHDAHGVDAPEDVEKIEALMRARNIQ, from the exons ATGACGATCTGCGCGCCCGCGTCGGAGTCCTCGGGCTCGGGGAGCCGCGCGTGGGTCCTACATGGACTAGccctcggcgccgcggcggcggccgcctacCTGTACCGGCGGCCGCGCGGGTTCCGCACCCTGGCGGTGGGTATCATACCGGCGCGGTATGCCTCCTCCCGCTTCGAGGGCAAGCCGCTGGCGCTCATCCTCGGCAAGCCCATGATACAG AGAACTTGGGAAAGAGTTATGCTAGCCTCTTCTTTGGACCATGTTG TCGTGGCAACGGATGATGAAAAAATTGCTGAGTGCTGTAGAGGATTTGGAGCTGATGTTATAATGACATCGGTATCATGCCAAAATG GATCTGAACGCTGCTGTGAGGCACTTCAAAAGCTCGAGAAATGTTATGACATTGTTGTCAATATTCAAGGAGACGAGCCTCTTATTGAACCAGAGATAATAGATGGTGTTGTTATGGCACTGCAG CGAGCTCCTGATGCAGTCTTCAGCACAGCTGTCACGGCACTAAAACCTGAAGATGCTTTCGACACAAACCGGGTGAAATGTGTTGTGGACAACCAGGGTTATGCAATATACTTCTCAAGAGGGCTGATCCCATTTAACAA ATCAGGGAAAGCCAATCCTCAGTTTCCGTATCATCTCCACCTTGGAATCTCG TGCTTTGATTCGAAGTTTCTGAAGATCTATCCACAGCTTGCACCAACTCCATTGCAACTAGAAGAGGACCTGGAGCAACTTAAAGTTCTTGAAAATGGCTACAGGATGAAG GTTATCAAAGTGGACCATGACGCCCATGGTGTGGATGCACCTGAAGATGTTGAGAAAATAGAAGCGTTGATGCGAGCAAGGAACATTCAGTAG
- the LOC100825597 gene encoding 3-deoxy-manno-octulosonate cytidylyltransferase isoform X2 encodes MTICAPASESSGSGSRAWVLHGLALGAAAAAAYLYRRPRGFRTLAVGIIPARYASSRFEGKPLALILGKPMIQRTWERVMLASSLDHVVVATDDEKIAECCRGFGADVIMTSVSCQNGSERCCEALQKLEKCYDIVVNIQGDEPLIEPEIIDGVVMALQRAPDAVFSTAVTALKPEDAFDTNRVKCVVDNQGYAIYFSRGLIPFNKSGKANPQFPYHLHLGISCFDSKFLKIYPQLAPTPLQLEEDLEQLKVLENGYRMKGLGCKHACVGATDRRRRLELLSVLASGETRSARLAGQEKTRTIGRQRARSHTEEVEKPQISFWPELWRHGTRTREDAAASGQSRERASKRSAGLAIGLNGPPNA; translated from the exons ATGACGATCTGCGCGCCCGCGTCGGAGTCCTCGGGCTCGGGGAGCCGCGCGTGGGTCCTACATGGACTAGccctcggcgccgcggcggcggccgcctacCTGTACCGGCGGCCGCGCGGGTTCCGCACCCTGGCGGTGGGTATCATACCGGCGCGGTATGCCTCCTCCCGCTTCGAGGGCAAGCCGCTGGCGCTCATCCTCGGCAAGCCCATGATACAG AGAACTTGGGAAAGAGTTATGCTAGCCTCTTCTTTGGACCATGTTG TCGTGGCAACGGATGATGAAAAAATTGCTGAGTGCTGTAGAGGATTTGGAGCTGATGTTATAATGACATCGGTATCATGCCAAAATG GATCTGAACGCTGCTGTGAGGCACTTCAAAAGCTCGAGAAATGTTATGACATTGTTGTCAATATTCAAGGAGACGAGCCTCTTATTGAACCAGAGATAATAGATGGTGTTGTTATGGCACTGCAG CGAGCTCCTGATGCAGTCTTCAGCACAGCTGTCACGGCACTAAAACCTGAAGATGCTTTCGACACAAACCGGGTGAAATGTGTTGTGGACAACCAGGGTTATGCAATATACTTCTCAAGAGGGCTGATCCCATTTAACAA ATCAGGGAAAGCCAATCCTCAGTTTCCGTATCATCTCCACCTTGGAATCTCG TGCTTTGATTCGAAGTTTCTGAAGATCTATCCACAGCTTGCACCAACTCCATTGCAACTAGAAGAGGACCTGGAGCAACTTAAAGTTCTTGAAAATGGCTACAGGATGAAG GGATTAGGATGCAAACACGCCTGCGTTGGAGCTACTGATCGAAGACGAAGACTAGAATTGCTGTCTGTCCTTGCGAGTGGCGAGACGAGATCAGCCCGGCTGGCCGGTCAGGAGAAAACTAGAACGATCGGCCGTCAGCGAGCACGATCGCACACGGAAGAAGTCGAGAAGCCCCAAATTTCTTTTTGGCCTGAACTCTGGAGGCACGGAACGCGAACGAGGGAagacgcggcggcgtcggggcaGTCACGCGAGCGAGCGAGCAAGCGATCCGCAGGCCTAGCGATCGGCCTAAACGGGCCGCCTAATGCCTAA
- the LOC100825597 gene encoding 3-deoxy-manno-octulosonate cytidylyltransferase isoform X5: protein MGLQARTWERVMLASSLDHVVVATDDEKIAECCRGFGADVIMTSVSCQNGSERCCEALQKLEKCYDIVVNIQGDEPLIEPEIIDGVVMALQRAPDAVFSTAVTALKPEDAFDTNRVKCVVDNQGYAIYFSRGLIPFNKSGKANPQFPYHLHLGISCFDSKFLKIYPQLAPTPLQLEEDLEQLKVLENGYRMKGLGCKHACVGATDRRRRLELLSVLASGETRSARLAGQEKTRTIGRQRARSHTEEVEKPQISFWPELWRHGTRTREDAAASGQSRERASKRSAGLAIGLNGPPNA from the exons ATGGGACTGCAAGCG AGAACTTGGGAAAGAGTTATGCTAGCCTCTTCTTTGGACCATGTTG TCGTGGCAACGGATGATGAAAAAATTGCTGAGTGCTGTAGAGGATTTGGAGCTGATGTTATAATGACATCGGTATCATGCCAAAATG GATCTGAACGCTGCTGTGAGGCACTTCAAAAGCTCGAGAAATGTTATGACATTGTTGTCAATATTCAAGGAGACGAGCCTCTTATTGAACCAGAGATAATAGATGGTGTTGTTATGGCACTGCAG CGAGCTCCTGATGCAGTCTTCAGCACAGCTGTCACGGCACTAAAACCTGAAGATGCTTTCGACACAAACCGGGTGAAATGTGTTGTGGACAACCAGGGTTATGCAATATACTTCTCAAGAGGGCTGATCCCATTTAACAA ATCAGGGAAAGCCAATCCTCAGTTTCCGTATCATCTCCACCTTGGAATCTCG TGCTTTGATTCGAAGTTTCTGAAGATCTATCCACAGCTTGCACCAACTCCATTGCAACTAGAAGAGGACCTGGAGCAACTTAAAGTTCTTGAAAATGGCTACAGGATGAAG GGATTAGGATGCAAACACGCCTGCGTTGGAGCTACTGATCGAAGACGAAGACTAGAATTGCTGTCTGTCCTTGCGAGTGGCGAGACGAGATCAGCCCGGCTGGCCGGTCAGGAGAAAACTAGAACGATCGGCCGTCAGCGAGCACGATCGCACACGGAAGAAGTCGAGAAGCCCCAAATTTCTTTTTGGCCTGAACTCTGGAGGCACGGAACGCGAACGAGGGAagacgcggcggcgtcggggcaGTCACGCGAGCGAGCGAGCAAGCGATCCGCAGGCCTAGCGATCGGCCTAAACGGGCCGCCTAATGCCTAA